In Hydractinia symbiolongicarpus strain clone_291-10 chromosome 15, HSymV2.1, whole genome shotgun sequence, one DNA window encodes the following:
- the LOC130629181 gene encoding uncharacterized protein LOC130629181, with the protein MTWLPSSYATQYRIRYTEEKTTNHKYITTRETFAQIPNLKVNTTYEIGIAVDESEFGQSDNYAIFIVKTTNGSYPHTPTHSNAIVHHSQINYMLLFWLIIFYLQ; encoded by the exons ATGACTTGGTTACCATCATCTTATGCAACACAATACAGAATTAGGTACACAGAGGAGAAAACCACAAACCACAAATATATCACAACACGTGAAACATTTGCACAGATTCCTAATTTGAAAGTAAACACAACTTATGAAATTGGAATAGCTGTTGATGAATCAGAATTTGGACAAAGTGATAATTACGCCATTTTTATCGTCAAAACAACTAATG GGAGTTATCCACACACACCAACTCATTCCAATGCAATTGTGCATCACAGCCAAATAAATTACATGCTACTGTTCTGGCTGATTATATTTTACTTACAATAG